One segment of Niabella beijingensis DNA contains the following:
- a CDS encoding GIY-YIG nuclease family protein: MHFVYILYSPACDRFYIGETVCPEQRLQQHNTGFYATSSTAFTSDWKIVLTLKVPLRVEALRIEQYIKSMKSKNFLRKLIAQDLFLEQFKKIVDEKFAITIY; encoded by the coding sequence ATGCACTTTGTATATATTTTATACAGTCCGGCCTGTGACCGGTTTTACATCGGGGAAACAGTTTGTCCGGAACAACGATTGCAGCAGCACAACACAGGATTTTATGCTACATCCAGTACCGCTTTTACTTCCGATTGGAAAATTGTATTGACGTTGAAAGTACCCCTACGGGTAGAAGCCCTCAGGATTGAACAGTACATAAAATCAATGAAATCTAAAAATTTCTTGCGAAAACTCATTGCCCAGGATCTGTTTTTGGAACAATTCAAGAAAATTGTTGACGAAAAATTCGCCATTACAATTTATTAA
- a CDS encoding MmcQ/YjbR family DNA-binding protein, with protein MDIEMLRDFCLQFPDVEEGFPFGPDTLVFKVKGKIFLLTGLDNDPLQFNVKCNPEKAEALRESYPSVLPGYHMNKKHWNTIVVDGTTSSRLLKEWITDSYNLVAKIKK; from the coding sequence ATGGATATTGAAATGCTGCGGGATTTCTGCCTGCAATTTCCGGATGTGGAGGAGGGATTTCCCTTCGGGCCCGATACTCTTGTATTTAAGGTGAAGGGAAAAATATTCCTCCTTACGGGACTGGATAATGATCCGTTGCAGTTCAACGTGAAATGCAACCCGGAAAAAGCGGAAGCATTGCGTGAAAGTTATCCCTCGGTATTGCCCGGCTATCACATGAATAAAAAACACTGGAATACCATCGTGGTGGATGGCACCACAAGCAGCCGGCTTTTAAAAGAATGGATCACAGATTCCTATAACCTGGTAGCAAAAATTAAAAAGTAA
- the recQ gene encoding DNA helicase RecQ, whose amino-acid sequence MAVKSEKKATRKKEPAVSRTKKTETKTDLHGELLKNFGFQKFKGKQEAIIQSLLSGKDTFVIMPTGGGKSLCYQLPAVIMEGVAIIVSPLIALMKNQVDLVRGYNSNDEIAHFLNSTLNKKEIKEVHDDLLSGKTKLLYVAPETLTKQENLAFFSDLNISFFAVDEAHCISEWGHDFRPEYRRLREMMNQINPDAAVIALTATATPKVQSDIIKNLGLKEANIFISSFNRDNLYYEIAPKINKKQTNESIVRFIKSMKNKSGIIYTLNRKTTEELADILMANGIKAVAYHAGLDSKLRAERQDQFLNEDVQVIVATIAFGMGIDKPDIRFVIHYNISKSIENYYQETGRAGRDGLEGKCLLYYSHKDVSKLEHLMRDKPLSEREVGAQLINETVAYAESGVCRRKVILSYFGEQYEVENCGQCDNCRHPKERMEAKDQAVLVLKTIKELDERFATDYTVNILIGKLTPQVKMFRHEGLSSFGTGKEQDTLFWNSLIRQMLLEGLLKKDIEEYGVLKITPAGTAFLKKPKAFPIVLNNKFEEAWDDDEAGAEDGDGAATDQQLFEMLKELRQKEAKRKSLPPFVIFLENSLMDMATLYPTTTAELEKCQGVSKGKAIRYGKPFVELVARYVEDNNIQKPDDFVMKSVVNKSGNKVYIIQQTDKKIPLETIAKNKGWQMNELLEEMETIAASGTKLNLGYAIDEMLDEEEQDEIIEYFKSCETSSLQLALEELAEFDFNWEQLKIMRIKFLAEYGM is encoded by the coding sequence ATGGCAGTGAAAAGCGAAAAGAAGGCCACCAGGAAAAAGGAACCTGCGGTCAGCCGCACCAAGAAAACAGAAACAAAGACAGACCTACACGGAGAACTGCTTAAGAACTTTGGTTTTCAAAAATTTAAAGGCAAACAGGAAGCCATCATCCAATCGCTTTTATCAGGAAAAGACACTTTTGTTATTATGCCCACCGGTGGAGGAAAAAGCCTCTGCTACCAGCTGCCCGCTGTGATCATGGAGGGTGTTGCTATTATTGTTTCACCGCTGATCGCCCTGATGAAGAACCAGGTAGACCTGGTGCGGGGGTATAACAGCAATGATGAAATTGCACACTTTTTAAATTCCACGTTAAATAAAAAGGAAATAAAGGAAGTTCATGATGACCTGTTATCCGGTAAGACAAAACTCCTGTACGTTGCCCCGGAAACCCTGACCAAACAGGAGAACCTGGCCTTTTTCAGCGATCTGAACATTTCCTTTTTTGCAGTAGATGAGGCGCACTGTATTTCCGAGTGGGGCCATGATTTCCGCCCGGAGTATCGCCGGTTGCGGGAAATGATGAACCAGATCAACCCGGATGCCGCCGTCATTGCCTTAACCGCTACAGCTACCCCGAAGGTGCAAAGCGATATTATAAAAAACCTGGGTCTTAAAGAGGCAAACATCTTTATTTCCTCCTTTAACCGGGACAATCTTTATTATGAGATCGCTCCCAAGATAAACAAGAAACAGACCAACGAAAGTATTGTCCGCTTTATCAAAAGCATGAAGAATAAAAGCGGCATCATTTATACGCTGAACCGTAAGACTACGGAAGAGCTGGCCGATATACTGATGGCCAATGGCATTAAGGCAGTGGCTTATCATGCGGGGCTGGACAGTAAGCTACGTGCAGAGCGGCAGGACCAGTTCCTAAACGAGGATGTACAGGTAATTGTAGCCACTATCGCCTTTGGAATGGGGATCGACAAGCCCGATATCCGGTTTGTCATACATTACAATATTTCAAAGTCCATTGAAAACTACTACCAGGAAACCGGTCGTGCCGGCCGCGACGGGCTGGAAGGGAAATGCCTGTTGTACTATTCCCATAAGGATGTGAGCAAACTGGAACATTTAATGCGCGATAAACCGCTCAGCGAACGGGAAGTGGGTGCCCAGCTGATCAATGAAACCGTGGCTTATGCCGAAAGCGGCGTTTGCCGGAGAAAAGTGATCCTGAGCTATTTCGGGGAGCAATATGAGGTAGAGAATTGCGGGCAGTGCGATAATTGCAGACACCCTAAAGAACGCATGGAAGCAAAAGACCAGGCCGTACTGGTGCTCAAGACCATTAAAGAACTGGACGAACGTTTTGCCACAGATTATACAGTGAATATCCTTATCGGAAAACTTACCCCCCAGGTGAAAATGTTCCGTCATGAAGGGCTTTCCAGTTTTGGTACGGGAAAAGAGCAGGACACCCTGTTCTGGAACTCCCTGATCCGCCAGATGCTCCTGGAAGGACTGTTGAAAAAAGACATTGAAGAATATGGTGTATTAAAAATAACCCCGGCCGGAACCGCTTTCTTAAAGAAACCCAAGGCCTTCCCGATTGTGCTCAACAATAAGTTTGAAGAAGCCTGGGACGACGATGAGGCCGGTGCAGAAGATGGTGACGGAGCTGCGACTGATCAGCAGTTATTTGAGATGCTGAAAGAACTTCGTCAGAAGGAAGCCAAGCGGAAAAGCCTGCCCCCCTTTGTGATCTTCCTTGAAAATTCGCTGATGGACATGGCCACTTTGTATCCCACCACCACAGCTGAACTGGAAAAATGCCAGGGGGTGAGCAAGGGCAAGGCCATCCGCTATGGAAAACCTTTTGTGGAGCTGGTGGCGCGCTATGTAGAAGACAATAACATTCAGAAGCCGGATGATTTTGTAATGAAAAGCGTGGTGAATAAAAGCGGTAACAAAGTGTACATTATTCAGCAAACTGATAAAAAAATTCCGCTGGAAACCATTGCTAAAAACAAGGGCTGGCAAATGAACGAACTGCTGGAGGAAATGGAAACCATTGCTGCCAGCGGTACCAAGCTGAACCTGGGGTATGCTATAGATGAAATGCTGGATGAGGAAGAACAGGATGAGATCATCGAATATTTCAAAAGCTGTGAAACCTCTTCCCTTCAGCTGGCACTGGAAGAACTGGCCGAGTTTGATTTTAACTGGGAGCAGCTTAAGATCATGCGGATCAAGTTTTTGGCAGAATACGGAATGTAG
- a CDS encoding DUF4886 domain-containing protein — protein MKYSAYRIIVLLLLLTGFSRGYTQDTGRKTVRLFLIGNSFSQNATRYLPQLAQEGGFTLSIGRAELGGCSLQRHWELVEAAEAGDPKGKAYNGKSLKELLGSGTWDVVTLQQASILSGDSNTYKPYARKLVEYIHHLQPTATIVLHQTWPYRTDAPSFSQISGGGHAPSAEAMWKQSRAAYHTTAAALQLPLIPVGDAFFAAQQKSSTAFKTDQSFKRGQAVFPDLPDQAHSLHVGYFYNKKKELDLDTHHASEAGCYLAGLVWYKFLFGASSVRTTFKPEIVTDEFAKALRAIADDVVSGMDQAQVRR, from the coding sequence ATGAAATACAGTGCATACCGGATCATTGTGCTGCTTTTGCTTCTTACGGGCTTTAGCAGGGGTTATACTCAGGACACGGGCCGGAAAACGGTACGGTTATTCCTGATCGGTAATAGTTTTTCGCAGAATGCTACAAGATACCTCCCTCAACTGGCGCAGGAGGGCGGTTTTACCCTTTCCATCGGTCGTGCTGAACTGGGAGGCTGCTCATTGCAACGGCACTGGGAACTGGTTGAAGCCGCAGAGGCCGGCGATCCTAAAGGAAAAGCATACAACGGAAAATCGTTAAAAGAATTGCTGGGCTCCGGAACCTGGGATGTGGTTACATTGCAGCAGGCCTCCATTTTATCCGGCGATTCCAATACCTACAAACCCTATGCGCGCAAACTGGTGGAATACATTCACCACCTGCAACCCACCGCAACGATTGTGCTGCACCAGACATGGCCCTACCGCACCGATGCGCCGTCCTTTTCACAGATCTCCGGCGGAGGCCATGCTCCGTCTGCCGAAGCGATGTGGAAACAATCACGGGCTGCATATCATACAACAGCTGCTGCGTTACAGTTACCGCTTATTCCTGTAGGGGATGCTTTTTTTGCAGCGCAACAGAAAAGCAGCACGGCATTTAAAACGGATCAATCCTTTAAACGCGGGCAGGCCGTTTTTCCTGATCTTCCTGATCAGGCACATTCCCTGCATGTGGGATATTTTTATAATAAAAAGAAGGAGCTGGACCTGGATACGCATCATGCCAGCGAAGCGGGCTGCTACCTTGCGGGATTGGTATGGTATAAGTTCCTGTTTGGTGCTTCTTCCGTGCGCACCACATTTAAGCCAGAAATTGTAACGGATGAATTTGCAAAAGCGTTAAGGGCGATTGCAGATGATGTTGTATCCGGAATGGATCAGGCACAGGTACGGCGATGA
- a CDS encoding 3'-5' exonuclease gives MLAQYAVHTILFLDIETVPQYASFSEVPEAWKHLWERKSASILRNREEETPESVYERAGIYAEFGKIVCISCGIIQGGVNQRKIILKSFYGDDEKQLLGAFAEMLQKFSANEQKYLCAHNGKEFDFPYLCRRMLINGVPIPLLLNTAGKKPWEVNHLDTMELWKFGDFKSYTTLNLLAHALGVPTPKDDIDGSMVAEVYYQERQIERIATYCQKDVITVAQIFLKMSGEELIAEENIEYK, from the coding sequence ATGCTTGCTCAATATGCTGTTCATACCATTCTTTTTTTAGATATCGAAACCGTGCCGCAATACGCTTCGTTCAGCGAAGTGCCGGAGGCCTGGAAACACCTGTGGGAGCGAAAGTCTGCTTCTATTTTACGGAACCGGGAAGAGGAAACCCCGGAAAGTGTTTATGAAAGAGCCGGGATCTATGCAGAGTTTGGAAAGATCGTGTGTATCAGCTGTGGCATTATACAGGGAGGGGTCAATCAACGGAAGATCATCTTAAAGTCTTTTTATGGAGACGATGAAAAACAACTCCTTGGTGCTTTTGCTGAAATGCTGCAAAAGTTCAGCGCGAACGAGCAGAAATACCTGTGCGCGCATAACGGAAAAGAATTCGATTTCCCGTATTTATGCAGGCGGATGCTGATCAACGGGGTGCCGATACCGCTGCTGCTGAACACGGCAGGCAAGAAGCCCTGGGAGGTGAACCATCTGGATACCATGGAGCTGTGGAAATTCGGGGATTTTAAAAGTTATACCACGTTAAATTTACTGGCACATGCGCTGGGGGTGCCAACTCCAAAAGATGATATCGACGGAAGTATGGTGGCCGAAGTATATTATCAGGAGCGGCAGATCGAGCGTATTGCAACCTATTGCCAGAAGGATGTGATCACGGTGGCACAGATCTTTTTAAAAATGAGCGGGGAAGAACTGATCGCAGAAGAAAATATTGAATACAAGTAA
- a CDS encoding glycoside hydrolase family 88/105 protein, translated as MTTPTFKNLLVFWTVAFFAITSHAAMAADPKPKAVLKMMHRVADWQLNDWKIKGFKYGKADWTNGACYTGLYAAGTLKGGKKYLQALVNIGNDLSWNTGRRRFFADDYCVGQTYAQLSVKYKDPKMIAPFILLADSILAKPHDEPLNWKNSIQLREWAWCDALFMGPPSLAYLTTATRDPKYLDMAAKLWWKTTDFLYDPSELLYFRDESYFNKKEKNGQKTFWSRGNGWVLGGLVRMLENMPANYSDRARFEKLYKDMIAKVVSLQQPDGSWHASLLDSESFPVKEMSGTGFFCYAILWGLNHGLLDKAAYWPAAQRAWDVMVSSVNADGMLGYVQRIGAAPDKVNAESTEVYGVGAFLLAGTQLYHYLKK; from the coding sequence ATGACAACTCCTACTTTTAAAAACCTGCTTGTTTTTTGGACAGTAGCTTTTTTTGCAATAACCAGCCATGCTGCAATGGCTGCGGATCCAAAACCCAAAGCGGTGTTGAAGATGATGCACCGCGTGGCCGACTGGCAGCTGAACGACTGGAAAATAAAGGGCTTTAAGTATGGAAAGGCTGACTGGACCAATGGAGCCTGCTATACCGGGTTGTACGCCGCAGGAACATTGAAGGGGGGAAAAAAGTACCTGCAGGCATTGGTAAACATAGGCAATGATCTTAGCTGGAATACGGGGCGCCGCCGTTTTTTTGCAGATGATTATTGTGTGGGACAAACCTATGCACAACTGTCGGTGAAATATAAAGACCCGAAAATGATTGCGCCTTTTATATTGCTGGCCGATAGCATCCTTGCAAAACCGCATGATGAGCCGCTGAACTGGAAGAACAGCATACAACTGCGGGAGTGGGCCTGGTGCGATGCCTTATTTATGGGTCCGCCTTCACTGGCCTACCTGACCACCGCAACAAGGGATCCGAAGTACCTGGATATGGCGGCAAAGCTCTGGTGGAAAACAACCGATTTTCTTTATGATCCTTCCGAGCTGCTTTATTTCAGAGACGAAAGTTATTTTAATAAAAAGGAAAAGAACGGGCAAAAAACATTCTGGTCGCGGGGCAACGGATGGGTACTGGGTGGATTGGTACGGATGCTGGAAAATATGCCCGCCAATTATTCCGATAGGGCAAGATTTGAGAAGCTTTATAAAGACATGATCGCAAAAGTGGTTTCGCTTCAGCAGCCGGATGGCAGCTGGCATGCGTCATTGCTGGATTCGGAAAGCTTTCCGGTAAAGGAAATGAGCGGTACGGGCTTTTTTTGCTATGCAATTTTATGGGGATTGAATCATGGTCTGCTGGATAAAGCTGCTTACTGGCCGGCGGCACAGCGTGCCTGGGATGTTATGGTGTCTTCAGTGAATGCGGATGGAATGTTGGGCTATGTACAACGCATTGGTGCGGCACCAGACAAGGTAAATGCGGAAAGCACAGAGGTTTACGGGGTAGGGGCCTTCCTGCTGGCGGGTACTCAATTGTATCATTATTTAAAAAAATAA
- a CDS encoding mannose-1-phosphate guanylyltransferase gives MSNRYVAIMAGGIGSRFWPKSRTNYPKQFLDILNTGKTLIQSTFSRYNKIVPAENIFVVTSEEYRDIVAQQLPDLPQENIVTEPFRKNTAPCIAYIAFKIQKKDPEAIMIAAPSDNLILEDEAFNETVENALKFVESVNALVTLGIKPRNPNTGYGYIQHDSVEAAPGIFKVKTFTEKPNLDLAKVFVKSGDFLWNSGIFTWKVKNILAAFERFLPEIHEVFASYQDLFNTPEEADIIEEIYAQCSNISIDFGIMEKASNVYVIPAGFTWSDLGTWNSAYDNMSKDYFDNAVVGADVMVYDTHNCMVHVPEGKLVVLQGLENFIVVDTNDVLLICRKDQEQEIKEYVADVKRNKDEKYL, from the coding sequence ATGAGTAACCGTTATGTTGCCATAATGGCCGGGGGAATCGGAAGCCGGTTCTGGCCCAAAAGCCGGACCAATTACCCCAAACAGTTTTTAGACATTCTGAATACCGGTAAAACGCTGATCCAGTCTACATTCAGCCGGTATAACAAAATTGTGCCCGCTGAGAACATCTTTGTGGTGACCTCGGAAGAATACAGGGATATTGTGGCGCAGCAGCTTCCCGATCTTCCGCAGGAAAATATTGTTACCGAACCGTTCCGGAAAAATACGGCGCCCTGTATTGCATACATCGCGTTTAAGATCCAGAAAAAAGACCCCGAGGCCATCATGATCGCGGCACCGTCGGACAATCTTATCCTGGAAGACGAGGCATTTAATGAAACAGTAGAGAACGCCCTGAAGTTTGTAGAGTCCGTTAATGCCCTGGTAACCCTGGGCATCAAGCCCCGTAACCCCAATACGGGATATGGCTATATACAGCATGACTCCGTTGAAGCGGCTCCCGGCATTTTTAAGGTAAAGACATTTACAGAGAAACCCAATCTCGATCTGGCAAAAGTGTTTGTAAAAAGCGGGGACTTTTTATGGAACTCCGGCATCTTTACCTGGAAGGTAAAAAATATCCTTGCAGCGTTTGAGCGGTTTTTACCCGAGATCCATGAAGTATTTGCCTCGTATCAGGATCTGTTCAACACTCCGGAGGAGGCAGATATAATAGAAGAGATCTATGCACAATGTTCCAATATCTCCATCGATTTTGGCATTATGGAAAAAGCATCGAACGTATATGTGATACCCGCAGGGTTCACGTGGAGCGATCTCGGTACCTGGAACAGCGCCTACGACAATATGAGTAAGGACTATTTTGACAATGCGGTTGTGGGTGCGGATGTGATGGTGTATGATACACATAATTGTATGGTGCATGTACCGGAAGGAAAACTGGTGGTGTTGCAGGGGCTTGAAAATTTTATCGTGGTAGATACCAATGATGTGTTGCTGATCTGCAGAAAAGACCAGGAACAGGAGATAAAAGAGTACGTTGCAGATGTAAAACGGAATAAAGACGAAAAATACCTGTAA
- a CDS encoding KpsF/GutQ family sugar-phosphate isomerase, protein MSDNILQRARKTFQLEAGALNEVQQQLNDDFRQAVLLIQNCTGRVVFSGIGKSALVAQKIVATFNSTGTPSIFMHAADALHGDLGMVQDADIVIILSKSGYSPEIKALVPLVKNFGNKLIAIVGNTGSYLAQQADLILNTTVDQEACPNNLAPTSSTTAQMVMGDALAACLMDLKGFKDDDFAKFHPGGTLGKKLYLSVADVFAGNDRPMVFEGQSVKEVIVEITQKRLGVTAVVNEQNALAGIITDGDLRRMLEKNTDIEGTVARDIMTRNPKTIAPGELAISALDMMRKNAITQLAVVEDATYLGIIHIHDLLKEGLI, encoded by the coding sequence ATGAGTGACAATATATTACAACGCGCCAGAAAAACATTCCAGCTAGAGGCCGGTGCGCTTAATGAAGTACAGCAGCAGTTAAACGATGATTTCCGGCAAGCGGTCCTGCTGATTCAGAACTGTACGGGGCGGGTGGTCTTCAGCGGAATAGGCAAAAGTGCCCTGGTGGCACAGAAGATCGTGGCTACGTTCAATTCAACAGGAACGCCTTCTATCTTTATGCATGCGGCCGACGCATTGCATGGTGACCTTGGCATGGTACAAGACGCGGATATTGTGATCATCCTCAGTAAAAGCGGGTACAGCCCGGAAATAAAAGCACTGGTGCCGCTGGTAAAAAACTTTGGGAACAAACTGATCGCCATCGTAGGTAATACCGGGTCTTATCTGGCGCAGCAGGCCGATCTTATTTTAAATACAACCGTCGACCAGGAAGCCTGTCCGAATAACCTGGCACCGACCTCCAGTACCACCGCACAGATGGTCATGGGCGATGCATTGGCTGCCTGCCTGATGGATCTGAAAGGTTTTAAAGATGATGATTTTGCCAAGTTCCATCCGGGAGGTACCCTGGGCAAAAAGCTGTACCTGAGCGTGGCGGATGTTTTTGCGGGCAACGACCGGCCGATGGTTTTTGAAGGGCAATCCGTAAAAGAGGTGATCGTGGAGATCACTCAAAAAAGACTGGGAGTAACTGCGGTGGTAAATGAACAAAATGCGCTTGCTGGCATTATAACAGACGGAGATCTCCGGCGGATGCTGGAAAAGAACACCGATATCGAAGGCACTGTTGCCCGGGATATTATGACGCGAAACCCTAAAACGATCGCACCTGGTGAACTGGCAATTTCTGCTCTTGATATGATGCGGAAGAATGCAATAACCCAGTTGGCTGTTGTTGAAGATGCGACGTACCTGGGAATTATTCACATACACGACCTGTTAAAGGAGGGGTTGATCTAA
- a CDS encoding GH3 auxin-responsive promoter family protein, whose translation MPLLSPAISSLARMRQWRIDGWRSHPLDAQREVLQNLVTSAQYTEFGRKYQFSNLFNIRDFKKAIPIQEYNDLKPYIERCMNGEQNLLWNSPIFWFAKSSGTSGDKSKFIPISEESLVDCHYKAAKDVLTMYYHFKPDSTMLTGKGLVLGGSHNINALNEAAQFGDLSAVLLQNSPFWGHWLRTPELSIALMDDWETKLEKIAAQAINENVTSVSGVPTWTLVLFKRILEITGKSSIVDVWPGLELYMHGGVSFTPYREQFKKIVGKDIHYLETYNASEGFFAAQQAPGEDGLLLFTDHGIFMEFMPLGEYGSADPRTIGLKDIELDTNYAPVISTNGGLWRYLLGDTIRFLSKNPFKIIVSGRVRHFINAFGEEVIIDNTDKAISMACRETGTVVNDYTAAPVYFSDEGNGGHEWLVEFEKAPEDLEQFTRHLDAALKAINSDYEAKRHKDIALKSPVIHSLPKGLFIDWLHHKGKLGGQHKVPRLSNDRTLLEEILSFYKSRKVTF comes from the coding sequence ATGCCCTTGCTGAGTCCGGCCATATCATCCCTCGCCCGCATGCGTCAATGGCGCATCGACGGATGGCGCAGTCATCCGCTGGATGCGCAGCGGGAGGTATTGCAGAACCTCGTCACCTCTGCCCAGTATACGGAATTCGGAAGAAAGTATCAGTTCAGCAACCTGTTCAATATCCGCGACTTTAAAAAAGCGATCCCCATCCAGGAGTATAACGACCTGAAGCCCTATATCGAACGGTGTATGAACGGGGAACAGAACCTGCTCTGGAACTCGCCCATTTTTTGGTTTGCCAAAAGCAGCGGCACCAGTGGTGATAAAAGCAAGTTCATTCCCATAAGCGAAGAAAGCCTGGTGGACTGTCATTATAAAGCTGCCAAAGATGTGCTGACCATGTACTATCATTTTAAACCGGATAGTACGATGCTTACCGGCAAAGGGCTGGTACTTGGGGGGAGTCATAACATCAACGCCCTGAATGAGGCAGCCCAGTTCGGCGACCTCAGCGCGGTACTGTTGCAGAACAGCCCTTTCTGGGGACACTGGCTCCGGACACCGGAACTGAGTATCGCTTTAATGGACGATTGGGAAACAAAGCTGGAAAAAATTGCTGCGCAGGCCATTAACGAAAATGTTACTTCTGTAAGCGGGGTTCCTACCTGGACACTGGTACTGTTTAAAAGGATCCTGGAGATCACGGGCAAATCATCCATTGTGGATGTATGGCCGGGACTTGAGCTGTATATGCATGGCGGGGTTTCGTTTACCCCTTACCGCGAGCAGTTCAAGAAGATCGTGGGAAAAGACATTCATTACCTGGAAACCTATAACGCCAGTGAAGGCTTTTTTGCGGCACAGCAGGCGCCGGGGGAAGACGGCCTGCTGCTGTTTACAGATCATGGCATTTTCATGGAGTTTATGCCGCTGGGTGAATACGGATCAGCAGACCCCCGCACGATCGGGTTGAAGGATATAGAATTGGACACCAACTATGCCCCCGTGATCAGCACCAATGGCGGGCTCTGGCGTTACCTGTTGGGGGATACCATCCGGTTTTTATCAAAAAATCCCTTTAAAATAATTGTATCCGGACGTGTCCGGCACTTTATCAATGCCTTTGGAGAAGAAGTGATCATCGATAATACCGACAAGGCTATCAGCATGGCCTGTCGCGAAACCGGCACTGTTGTAAACGATTATACGGCCGCGCCGGTGTATTTTTCTGATGAGGGGAACGGGGGGCACGAATGGCTGGTGGAGTTTGAAAAAGCACCTGAGGACCTGGAACAGTTTACCCGGCACCTGGACGCTGCATTGAAAGCGATCAATAGTGATTACGAGGCGAAGCGCCACAAGGATATTGCCCTGAAAAGCCCGGTGATCCATTCCCTGCCCAAGGGGCTTTTTATTGATTGGCTGCATCATAAGGGAAAGCTGGGGGGCCAGCATAAAGTGCCCCGGTTAAGCAATGACCGGACCCTGCTCGAGGAGATCCTTTCTTTTTATAAGAGCCGGAAAGTTACTTTTTAA
- a CDS encoding AAA family ATPase, translating to MLIGRKKEQEQLKKICTSAQSEFIAVYGRRRVGKTFLIRETFANNFDFYITGMANVNTRQQLLNFHLALNKYDPAAKENIPPENWLMAFQRLITLLETKTSDQKIVFLDELPWLDTAQSGFMPALEHFWNSWASGRKDIVLVVCGSTASWMINKLIHNKGGLHNRVTRRIKLDPFTLAECEAFLKSRNAVFDRYQIIQLYMVMGGIPFYLNQVDPGRSAAQNIDRICFSESGLLVTEFDDLYRSLFNKAEKHIQIIEALSKKAKGLTRDAIITLTKLPNAGSTTRILKELEESGFIRKYNSFGKKERNSLYQLADFYSLFYLRFIVTRQDENNWINGLDDPKHRAWSGYAFEQVCLAHIKEIKQALGISGVQTSVSSWMGEGAQIDLVIDRKDQVINLCEMKFSLNDFTITKKYAGELRNKITAFREATGSRKALFLTLITTYGLTRNEYSGSLVQNDLNMELLFYVLADD from the coding sequence ATGCTTATCGGACGTAAAAAGGAGCAGGAGCAGCTAAAGAAGATCTGTACATCGGCACAATCAGAGTTCATTGCAGTGTATGGCCGGCGCCGCGTAGGAAAAACTTTTTTAATACGGGAGACCTTTGCCAATAACTTTGACTTCTATATTACCGGGATGGCAAATGTAAACACCCGGCAACAACTCCTGAACTTTCACCTGGCCCTGAATAAATACGACCCCGCAGCAAAAGAAAATATACCTCCCGAAAACTGGCTGATGGCCTTCCAGCGACTGATCACCCTGCTGGAAACAAAAACCAGTGACCAAAAAATCGTATTCCTTGATGAGCTTCCCTGGCTGGATACCGCACAGTCTGGTTTTATGCCGGCGCTGGAACATTTCTGGAACTCTTGGGCAAGCGGCAGAAAAGATATTGTGCTGGTGGTTTGCGGATCAACCGCTTCCTGGATGATCAATAAACTCATCCATAATAAGGGAGGTCTGCACAACAGGGTTACCCGGCGCATTAAGCTGGATCCCTTCACCCTTGCCGAATGCGAAGCTTTTTTAAAAAGCCGGAACGCCGTTTTTGACCGCTATCAGATCATTCAATTATACATGGTAATGGGTGGTATTCCCTTTTACCTGAACCAGGTTGACCCGGGCCGCAGTGCCGCACAGAACATTGACCGGATCTGCTTCAGCGAAAGCGGACTCCTGGTTACAGAATTTGACGATCTGTACCGTTCTTTATTTAACAAGGCAGAAAAACACATCCAGATCATAGAAGCGCTGAGCAAAAAAGCAAAAGGGCTTACGCGCGATGCGATCATTACCCTTACGAAGCTGCCGAATGCCGGCAGCACTACCCGCATATTAAAAGAGCTGGAAGAAAGTGGTTTTATCCGTAAGTACAATTCTTTCGGTAAGAAAGAACGAAACAGTTTGTACCAGCTGGCTGATTTCTATTCGCTTTTCTATCTGCGTTTTATTGTAACCCGGCAGGATGAAAACAACTGGATCAATGGCCTGGATGATCCAAAGCACCGGGCCTGGAGCGGCTATGCCTTTGAGCAGGTTTGTCTTGCACATATAAAAGAGATCAAACAGGCACTTGGTATCAGCGGGGTGCAGACATCGGTTTCTTCCTGGATGGGTGAAGGGGCCCAAATAGATCTTGTGATCGACCGGAAAGACCAGGTGATCAATCTTTGTGAAATGAAATTCTCCCTTAATGATTTTACGATCACCAAAAAATACGCAGGAGAACTGAGAAATAAAATCACTGCCTTCCGCGAAGCTACAGGCTCCCGGAAAGCGTTGTTTTTGACCCTGATCACCACGTACGGATTGACCAGGAACGAATACTCCGGCTCCCTGGTCCAGAACGACCTGAACATGGAGCTCCTTTTTTATGTGTTGGCAGACGACTAA